AGATGGGCTGCGTCATCGGCAAGGCGGCGGCGGCGCCGTCGTCTCCGGCGAGGGATGGCGGTCGGAACGAGAACCATTCCGCCTCCAAGATCGACGCTCCAAACCCCGACCAGAACCCCAACGCAAACCCCGACACCATCGATGAGAAACCCCAGAAACCCGCCGGCGAGCGGCGACGGCGACCTCGAGCTGATCCCCGTCTGGGTAACCTCCCTAAGGCTGTTCACGGCGAGCAAGTCGCCGCTGGCTGGCCGGCCTGGCTCTCCGCTGTCGCTGGAGAAGCCATCAATGGTTGGACCCCTCGCCGAGCTGATTCCTACGAGAAGCTCGACAAGGTACTGACTTGGCATCGTTTTCTCCTGGTTTTTATTCTTGTTCTGATTTGGTATTTTGGTGTTTAGATCGGGCAAGGGACGTACAGCAACGTGTATAAAGCTCGGGACACGCTGACGGGGAAAATCGTGGCGTTGAAGAAGGTGCGGTTTGATAATTTGGAGCCGGAAAGTGTGAAGTTTATGGCCCGGGAGATCTTGATTCTTCGGAAGTTGGATCATCCCAATGTAGTAAAGCTTGAGGGTTTGGTTACTTCTCGGATGTCTTGTAGTTTGTATCTTGTTTTTGAGTATATGGAGCATGATCTTGCTGGTCTTGCTGCTAGTCCTGGGATTAAATTCACTGAGCCTCAGGTTTAATTTTTCTCACTTGTGGAAAAATGGTgctttttttggaatgttttgATGCTGAGAAGTTGTTTGTTTGAGCAGGTGAAGTGCTACATGAAGCAGTTGCTATCTGGGCTTGAGCATTGCCATACTCGGCATGTGCTCCACCGTGATATCAAGGGCTCCAATCTTTTGCTTGATAATACAGGGTTGCTAAAGATTGCTGATTTTGGGCTTGCTTCATTCTTTGATCCGGATCATAGGCAGCCGATGACAAGCAGAGTGGTTACCCTCTGGTATCGGCCTCCGGAGCTTCTTTTAGGTGCTACTTATTATGGAGTTGGTGTGGATCTATGGAGCGCTGGATGCATTCTGGCTGAGCTTTTGGCTGGGAAACCTATTATGCCTGGCCGAACTGAGGTATATCCTGGTGGCTATGTTCATTGTCTATTGTCATAGTTAACTCTGggaattatttatttgctttttgtGCTTTCTAtgatattcaattattttttcccAATCCTTTGCTTGATTGCTTCATTTCTTGCATAAATTTCAGGTTTTCTTGATTTATGTGTGATTTGTTgcttttttactttaattagtATTCCTAGGGTTCTTGGGTACTGTATTGCTTTCTCTATGACTTGCTTTGGTGATGAATTTCATTAATGTCCATTTTTACCCTTATTTACATGTGCATGTTTGGGGTCCTAGAGTTCTCTCTTTTGTGAAGTATCTTATGAAGATATATTGGTTACTACTTGGAGCTTGAGTATTTcaacttctttgttttcttttctccaaaCAGCAATAaacttttctttcctttttttcttccaaaggaCTCATATCACACTGCTAGTAATTTTTTGTCTCAGTAAAGATAAGAGCCATAAGTTAGCAAACCAAAACTGTTCATTTTTCTCATATTATGCTTCATATTTAGATCAGTTATATATTAAACTAGTTCCTTTTTACTTGGTTATGTAGCAGGGCTGAGGGTCAtgattgaaatattttgttCACACTTCAAGCATGGATGATTTATGAAACTTATTAAAAATGTTAGCTAATATTAATAGGTCAAAGTTTGTTCAGTACAACCTTTCACGGCCAAGCAGTGGGGCTGTCAGAGAGTCATACAGAATTTTATAGACATGCTGAGAAATTGGTCTTGGCAGTTGTGAAAATTACGTACATTTAGGGTGAGAGAAAATAAAACCTGTggatgagaaaataaaaacgaCAGAAAAAATTGTTTGATATACCTATACTGGAGTGGGCACACTAGTGATGGAACAGTGACAGTATACGTTTGTGAAGAACTTAGCCTTACCTTTTATTTGCAAACTACATGTAATTTGTATTATACTGAAGAAAATTCTCAATAATATTTGGGTAAAGACTGTCTTCTGATCCTTGGTTAAATGGTATTTATTATTGAAACAACGCATTAGTTTTATCTTGTGATTCATATTCAGTTTTATTGCGTGTCTCCACTGATGCTTATCAGAGATGTGTTTTGAAGAACTTCAGTATATGAAAAGCGCCATAATCTTTAAAATATTGGCCAGGATGGTCCTTCTAGCTTATGGCTTGACTTTTCCTCAAACTTAACTTCAGTATCTGATCTTTTATGTTAGAGctaaaactgtataatttttcaGGTGGAGCAGCTACATAAGATTTTCAAGCTTTGTGGTTCTCCTGCAGACGAATATTGGAAAAAGGCAAAGTTGCCTCATGCTACAATTTTCAAGCCCCAACAACCATATAAACGATGCATACAGGAAACATTTAAAGAGTTTCCACCATCATCATTGCCTTTAATTGAAACTCTTCTTGCAATTGACCCTGCTGAACGTCAAACTGCTTCCGCTGCGTTAGGGAGTGAAGTAAGTTTCAGATTTTCCTAAATACTAGCTTCTGACATCATCTTCTGGTAGTTCTACTATGCTAGTATTATGTTGCAAACATTTGTCTTTTAAGGAGTTGGCGGGCTAGAGTTTCATCTCCTTTTTCTCTATTATTCATATTAACTGTATATTTTTGGAGTTACTTTTATGGTTTATTGAGCTTGCCCTTTTATTTGTCAACAATGTCAAAAATACAACCCTCAGAATAAGTAGGCAATGGCCATGACATGCACACCTTGTCATGAATTTAGTATACTGTGGGCTGCAGTTAATGtgaattctgaaaaaaaaatcatccatgtcACTTGGCCATTATCAAGATGCAACTTCCTGCATGAGATGGAAGGACATTTGAAAGCAGAGCTGGTTATGGATTCTGAAGCcctttttttgtcaaaataaaaattagtaaaaagTGAAATCTTATGTTGCAGtcaacttgtttttatatatattgaatatggCAAAAGAGTTATATCCTATTTCCTTTGAACCCTTAGATAGTACTTCATGCTAATGGTCTTTTCATGACTAGGATAATTTTGTCGTGCAGTTCTTTACCACTGAACCTTTTGCATGTGATCCCTCAAGTCTTCCAAAATATCCTCCAAGCAAAGAGATGGATG
The DNA window shown above is from Dioscorea cayenensis subsp. rotundata cultivar TDr96_F1 chromosome 12, TDr96_F1_v2_PseudoChromosome.rev07_lg8_w22 25.fasta, whole genome shotgun sequence and carries:
- the LOC120273597 gene encoding probable serine/threonine-protein kinase At1g54610, with product MGCVIGKAAAAPSSPARDGGRNENHSASKIDAPNPDQNPNANPDTIDEKPQKPAGERRRRPRADPRLGNLPKAVHGEQVAAGWPAWLSAVAGEAINGWTPRRADSYEKLDKIGQGTYSNVYKARDTLTGKIVALKKVRFDNLEPESVKFMAREILILRKLDHPNVVKLEGLVTSRMSCSLYLVFEYMEHDLAGLAASPGIKFTEPQVKCYMKQLLSGLEHCHTRHVLHRDIKGSNLLLDNTGLLKIADFGLASFFDPDHRQPMTSRVVTLWYRPPELLLGATYYGVGVDLWSAGCILAELLAGKPIMPGRTEVEQLHKIFKLCGSPADEYWKKAKLPHATIFKPQQPYKRCIQETFKEFPPSSLPLIETLLAIDPAERQTASAALGSEFFTTEPFACDPSSLPKYPPSKEMDAKRRDEEARRLRAAGGKGHGDGGKKTRRDRPARAAPVPEANAELQANLDRRRLISHANAKCKSEKFPPPHQDGALGFPVGSSHYMDPPGYDLPDTSSFSTIFPSQKGASLSTWSGPLVDPAGVGHPKRKKHSAKEIHKDKTNIRAR